The following proteins come from a genomic window of Falsibacillus albus:
- a CDS encoding carbohydrate ABC transporter permease, translating to MGRKKYYIIEIIGVILALLWLSPFYLMIVNSLKSKKEIFTDVLKLPKAFNLDNYIEAFNQLEFIKTFLNSLLITVISVAIIIIFSSMAAYALSRNKGKMSGVLFFIFVAAMLIPFQSVMIPLVTIFGKFQMLNRIGLIFMYLGFGSSLSIFLYHGTLNGIPKTLDEAAKMDGCNKFQTFWYIIFPMLKPITVTVGILNTIWIWNDYLLPSLVINQEGMQTIPLRMFFFFGEYTKQWHLALAGLTIAIIPVIIGYFFAQREIIKGISDGAVK from the coding sequence ATGGGCAGAAAGAAATATTATATCATCGAGATCATCGGCGTCATCCTCGCCCTATTATGGCTTTCACCTTTTTATTTGATGATTGTCAACTCCTTGAAATCCAAGAAAGAAATATTCACGGATGTTCTGAAATTGCCTAAGGCATTCAATCTTGACAATTATATTGAAGCATTCAATCAGCTTGAATTCATCAAAACCTTTTTGAATTCCTTGCTGATCACGGTTATCAGCGTTGCCATCATCATCATTTTTTCATCAATGGCAGCTTATGCCCTATCACGGAATAAAGGAAAAATGAGTGGTGTGTTATTCTTCATTTTTGTCGCTGCCATGTTGATTCCTTTCCAATCAGTGATGATTCCGCTTGTAACGATATTTGGAAAGTTCCAGATGCTTAATCGTATCGGACTGATTTTCATGTATCTCGGTTTCGGAAGCAGTTTATCGATTTTCTTGTATCACGGAACGTTGAACGGCATTCCAAAAACATTGGATGAAGCGGCCAAAATGGATGGCTGCAATAAATTCCAAACGTTTTGGTATATCATTTTCCCAATGTTGAAACCAATTACGGTGACCGTGGGAATCCTCAATACCATCTGGATTTGGAATGACTATCTACTCCCATCCTTGGTCATCAACCAGGAGGGGATGCAAACGATCCCGTTAAGGATGTTCTTCTTCTTCGGAGAGTATACAAAGCAGTGGCACCTTGCACTTGCTGGATTGACGATCGCGATCATTCCTGTCATCATCGGGTACTTCTTTGCACAGCGTGAAATAATTAAAGGAATTTCGGATGGCGCTGTAAAATAA
- a CDS encoding glycoside hydrolase family 13 protein, producing MKKLWWKEAVAYQVYPRSFMDSNGDGIGDLQGMISKLDYIKDLGIDVIWICPMYKSPNDDNGYDISDYQDIMTDFGNMDDFDQLMKEVHNRGMKLIIDLVINHTSDEHPWFIESRSSRDNPKRDWYIWRDGKAGQEPNNWESIFSGSAWEYDEKTEQYYLHIFSRKQPDLNWKNPEVRSELYNMINWWLDKGIDGFRVDAISHIMKEDGLKDMANPEGLKYVSSFDKHMNVQGIQKYLQELKDETFSKYDIMTVGEANGVSVDEIDQWVDEDKGKFNMIFQFEHLSLWDAEKKKELDIVELKECLSRWQKSLEGSGWNALFIENHDKARVVSTWGNDKEFWRESATAFATMYFLMQGTPFIYQGQELGMTNVKFNTIEEYNDVAIKNMYRIKREDGVPHEEIMENIWATARDNSRTPMHWNGEENAGFTTGTPWLGVNPNYKEINVEAELKDENSVLNFYKQLIKLKKSNDVFTYGTYDLLLPEDSQIYAYTRTLDNEKVVIVTNLSDKPALSIDLSFKVESDRLLLSNLDVEGHSATPVLNLKPYEARVYRVK from the coding sequence ATGAAGAAATTATGGTGGAAAGAAGCGGTAGCATATCAAGTATATCCGAGAAGCTTCATGGATTCGAACGGCGATGGAATCGGTGATTTGCAAGGTATGATCTCCAAGCTGGATTACATTAAAGATTTGGGAATCGATGTCATTTGGATCTGTCCGATGTATAAATCACCAAATGATGATAACGGCTATGATATCAGTGATTACCAGGACATCATGACTGATTTCGGTAATATGGATGATTTCGATCAGTTGATGAAAGAAGTTCATAACCGAGGCATGAAGCTGATCATCGATTTGGTCATCAACCATACGAGTGATGAACATCCGTGGTTCATTGAATCGAGATCCTCAAGAGATAACCCGAAGCGCGATTGGTATATTTGGCGCGACGGGAAGGCTGGTCAAGAGCCGAATAACTGGGAAAGCATTTTCAGCGGATCTGCCTGGGAATACGATGAAAAGACCGAACAATATTATTTGCATATATTCTCACGCAAACAGCCCGATCTAAATTGGAAGAACCCGGAAGTGCGGAGCGAGCTTTACAATATGATCAATTGGTGGCTTGATAAAGGCATCGACGGATTCCGGGTCGACGCAATCAGTCATATTATGAAGGAAGACGGACTTAAAGATATGGCGAACCCGGAAGGACTGAAATATGTTTCTTCCTTTGACAAGCATATGAATGTTCAGGGGATTCAGAAGTACCTTCAGGAATTGAAGGATGAGACGTTTTCCAAATACGATATCATGACGGTCGGAGAAGCAAATGGCGTCAGTGTCGATGAAATCGATCAATGGGTCGATGAGGATAAAGGGAAGTTCAATATGATTTTCCAATTCGAGCATTTAAGTCTTTGGGACGCTGAAAAGAAAAAAGAGCTGGATATCGTCGAGCTGAAGGAATGTCTTTCCAGATGGCAAAAGAGCTTGGAAGGTTCCGGTTGGAATGCGTTGTTCATTGAAAATCACGATAAGGCACGTGTTGTGTCGACCTGGGGAAATGACAAGGAGTTTTGGCGTGAAAGTGCAACCGCTTTCGCTACAATGTACTTCTTGATGCAGGGCACACCATTCATTTATCAGGGACAAGAGCTCGGCATGACGAATGTAAAATTCAATACGATTGAAGAATACAATGATGTCGCGATTAAAAATATGTATCGCATCAAACGCGAGGATGGTGTGCCCCACGAAGAAATCATGGAAAATATTTGGGCAACCGCCCGCGACAACTCCCGCACCCCGATGCATTGGAACGGTGAAGAGAATGCCGGCTTTACGACTGGCACACCTTGGCTGGGCGTAAACCCCAACTACAAGGAAATCAACGTAGAAGCAGAGCTGAAGGATGAAAATTCTGTATTGAATTTTTATAAACAACTGATCAAATTAAAAAAATCAAACGACGTTTTCACGTATGGAACGTACGATCTATTGCTTCCTGAAGATAGTCAAATCTATGCATATACACGAACGCTGGACAATGAAAAAGTCGTCATTGTCACAAATTTGAGTGATAAACCTGCACTTTCCATCGACTTAAGTTTCAAGGTTGAAAGCGATCGTCTACTTCTTTCAAATTTAGACGTTGAAGGTCATTCAGCGACTCCGGTCTTAAATTTGAAGCCGTATGAAGCCCGGGTTTACAGAGTGAAATGA
- a CDS encoding M55 family metallopeptidase, with amino-acid sequence MKLYVSVDMEGITGLVDHTHVDSGKHNYERGRAIMTDEANYVITSAFEQGCKEVVVNDSHSKMNNLLIEKLHPETQLITGDVKPFSMVQGLDDSYSGAVFVGYHARAAQKGVMSHSMIFGARNMYINDVAIGELGFNAYVAGYYGVPVIMVAGDDQAAAEAEALIPNVTTAIVKESISRSAAKSLTPVKAGQLLQQKTEEALKNKENVKPLTPPDHPLLRIEFTNYGEAEWANLMPGTEIEQGTTIVRYQAKNILEAYQAMLVMTELAMRTTFC; translated from the coding sequence ATGAAATTATATGTTTCTGTGGATATGGAAGGGATTACTGGGCTAGTCGACCATACCCATGTGGACTCGGGGAAGCATAATTATGAACGCGGCCGTGCAATCATGACCGACGAAGCAAATTATGTGATTACATCTGCCTTCGAACAAGGATGCAAGGAAGTGGTTGTCAACGACAGCCATTCAAAAATGAATAATTTATTGATTGAAAAACTGCATCCAGAGACCCAGTTGATCACCGGGGATGTCAAACCTTTTTCAATGGTCCAGGGGCTCGATGATTCCTATTCAGGAGCAGTCTTTGTCGGTTATCATGCACGTGCTGCCCAAAAAGGGGTAATGTCGCACTCGATGATATTTGGTGCGAGGAATATGTACATAAATGACGTGGCAATAGGTGAATTGGGCTTCAATGCTTATGTTGCAGGATATTATGGTGTTCCGGTCATTATGGTGGCTGGGGATGACCAAGCTGCTGCAGAAGCGGAGGCATTAATACCAAATGTGACGACAGCCATTGTGAAGGAGTCGATTTCACGCTCGGCTGCAAAATCACTGACGCCTGTGAAGGCAGGACAGCTCCTTCAACAAAAGACGGAAGAAGCATTAAAAAATAAAGAAAATGTGAAACCGCTTACTCCTCCGGATCATCCGTTGCTTCGCATTGAATTCACCAATTACGGTGAAGCAGAATGGGCCAATTTAATGCCTGGAACTGAAATCGAGCAGGGCACGACCATTGTCCGTTACCAAGCAAAAAATATATTAGAAGCGTACCAAGCGATGCTTGTCATGACGGAATTAGCAATGAGAACCACATTTTGTTAG
- a CDS encoding ABC transporter substrate-binding protein, giving the protein MKGKKIVAVIFSALLLLSVALTGCSSNSGGKDEVTLDVFQFKVEFKKQFEDLVKKYEKEHPNVHINITTVGGGQDYGVALKSKFASGKEPAIFNVGGPQDVKDWEAKLADLSDTKAAENALDGTLEGVKKDGKVLGVPYNQEGYGLIYNKAIFKKAGINPEDIKDFNSLQAAVEKLDSQKKDLGIKAVFALPGKETWVTGLHLSNAFLAPEFDNNVLNAFNAKKVDFKYGDAMKNFIDLQNKYSVQPTVSLDYSQQVEELFSTGKVAMIQQGNWVYGSIAGIDEDLAQNNVGLLPIPVQGYKEDAVPVGIPMYWAVNKNKDKKVVAESKKFLDWLYTSDEGKKAVLQDFKFIPAYKGYDLDKIQDPISKEIYQYAQSGNTIGWVFMGYPSGWGMDTLGADIQKYLSGKASWDEVVKDSQKAWEVARK; this is encoded by the coding sequence ATGAAAGGAAAAAAAATAGTAGCAGTCATTTTCTCAGCATTACTACTTTTAAGTGTTGCGCTGACAGGTTGTTCGTCTAATTCAGGCGGCAAGGATGAAGTAACTTTGGATGTTTTCCAATTTAAAGTCGAATTCAAGAAGCAATTCGAAGATTTAGTCAAGAAATATGAAAAAGAGCATCCAAACGTCCATATCAATATCACAACTGTCGGAGGCGGCCAAGATTACGGTGTCGCTTTAAAATCTAAATTTGCTTCTGGCAAAGAGCCAGCAATCTTTAACGTTGGTGGTCCTCAGGACGTAAAAGATTGGGAAGCGAAATTAGCCGACCTTTCAGATACGAAAGCAGCAGAAAACGCGCTTGATGGAACACTTGAAGGCGTTAAGAAAGATGGCAAGGTGCTTGGTGTCCCTTACAACCAAGAAGGCTACGGTTTAATCTATAACAAAGCGATCTTCAAAAAAGCAGGCATCAATCCTGAAGACATCAAAGACTTCAACAGCCTGCAAGCGGCAGTAGAAAAGCTGGATTCACAAAAGAAAGATTTGGGCATCAAAGCAGTATTCGCACTCCCAGGAAAAGAAACTTGGGTAACTGGTTTACATTTGTCAAATGCGTTCTTGGCACCGGAATTTGATAACAATGTATTGAATGCATTCAATGCAAAAAAAGTTGATTTCAAATATGGTGATGCAATGAAAAACTTCATCGATCTTCAAAATAAATACTCTGTACAGCCGACTGTAAGCCTTGATTACTCTCAGCAGGTTGAAGAATTATTCTCCACTGGAAAAGTGGCGATGATTCAGCAAGGAAACTGGGTATACGGTTCTATCGCTGGAATCGATGAAGATCTTGCACAAAATAACGTAGGACTTCTGCCAATCCCGGTTCAAGGCTACAAAGAAGACGCTGTTCCTGTAGGAATTCCAATGTACTGGGCAGTCAACAAAAACAAAGACAAAAAAGTTGTAGCTGAATCCAAGAAATTCTTGGATTGGTTATACACTTCTGACGAAGGAAAGAAAGCCGTATTGCAAGATTTCAAATTCATTCCTGCATACAAAGGATATGATCTGGATAAAATCCAAGATCCAATTTCTAAAGAAATCTATCAATATGCACAAAGCGGAAACACAATCGGCTGGGTATTCATGGGCTATCCAAGCGGGTGGGGAATGGACACACTCGGAGCGGACATCCAAAAATACCTAAGCGGAAAAGCAAGCTGGGATGAAGTTGTGAAAGATTCTCAAAAAGCTTGGGAAGTTGCACGTAAATAA
- a CDS encoding carbohydrate ABC transporter permease — translation MRTRDLSYWLFLAPVLIALTLVVIVPLLFGVYYSFTDWNGITSGNFVGFDNYIKMLHDDEFGKSLWFTVKFSVASIILINVIGLSLALVVTSKIKTSKFLRTIFFMPNLIGGLILGFIWQFIFIKVFASVGDVIGVEALKGWLSTTQTGFWGLVILMSWQMSGYIMVIYIAYLEGLPQELLEAADIDGANAFQRFRYIIFPLVAPAFTVSMFLTLSNSFKLYDQNLSLTGGGPFKSTQMVAMEIFQTAFGENQMAYAQAKAVIFFVIVAIISLTQVYFSKKREVEM, via the coding sequence ATGCGTACTCGCGATCTATCCTATTGGTTATTTCTCGCACCTGTTCTCATTGCTTTGACACTTGTTGTCATCGTGCCGCTCTTATTCGGGGTTTATTATTCCTTTACAGACTGGAACGGGATCACAAGCGGAAATTTCGTCGGATTCGATAACTATATAAAAATGCTTCATGATGATGAATTTGGTAAATCTTTATGGTTCACAGTCAAATTTTCTGTCGCTTCAATCATTCTAATCAATGTCATCGGACTTTCTTTGGCATTAGTGGTGACATCTAAAATTAAGACAAGCAAATTCTTGAGAACGATCTTCTTCATGCCGAACTTGATCGGTGGTTTAATTTTAGGTTTCATCTGGCAATTCATTTTCATCAAAGTTTTTGCAAGCGTTGGCGACGTAATTGGTGTCGAAGCATTAAAAGGATGGCTTTCAACGACTCAGACAGGATTCTGGGGACTGGTGATTCTCATGAGTTGGCAGATGTCCGGCTACATCATGGTTATCTACATCGCTTATTTGGAAGGTCTTCCACAGGAGCTGTTGGAAGCTGCTGATATCGATGGGGCAAATGCATTTCAGCGGTTCCGGTATATCATTTTCCCATTGGTTGCACCAGCCTTCACGGTCAGCATGTTCTTGACATTATCAAATTCGTTTAAATTATATGATCAGAACCTTTCATTGACAGGGGGAGGACCATTCAAATCCACGCAAATGGTGGCGATGGAAATCTTCCAGACGGCCTTCGGTGAAAACCAAATGGCTTATGCACAAGCAAAAGCGGTCATCTTCTTCGTCATTGTGGCGATCATTTCATTGACACAGGTTTACTTCAGCAAGAAAAGGGAGGTTGAAATGTAA
- a CDS encoding VanZ family protein gives MKKSFILSFIVSQTIYILMLPVIIHLFSYIHPVAFAVIWAFLTFTVTFLVLSVRNHKIVIPYYLFFIIMLMYTCALLVLLFVRPSNQNYDNWNLVPFQTIKFFISGRVPLLVEFYNLTANVILFVPYGIFLLIKKSRDGLSLFSLVFYPLTAISMIEIMQHLTHRGSLDIDDLILNMCGVFLGFAFYPLFKRVIQIKKKKTKK, from the coding sequence ATGAAAAAATCCTTTATTCTTTCATTTATTGTTTCACAGACAATTTATATCCTGATGCTTCCAGTCATCATCCATTTATTCTCGTATATACATCCTGTTGCTTTTGCTGTCATATGGGCATTCTTGACCTTTACCGTCACCTTTCTGGTATTGTCAGTGCGCAACCACAAAATTGTCATCCCCTATTATTTGTTTTTCATCATCATGCTTATGTATACATGTGCATTGCTGGTGCTGCTATTCGTCCGGCCAAGCAACCAAAATTATGACAACTGGAACCTGGTGCCGTTTCAAACAATCAAGTTCTTCATATCAGGACGCGTTCCGCTCCTTGTGGAATTTTATAATTTGACCGCCAACGTCATTCTTTTCGTTCCATATGGAATCTTCCTATTAATTAAGAAATCCCGCGATGGATTGTCTTTATTCAGTCTAGTATTCTACCCGCTCACAGCGATTTCCATGATTGAAATCATGCAGCACTTGACACATAGAGGAAGTCTGGACATCGATGATCTCATCCTCAATATGTGCGGTGTATTTCTAGGGTTTGCGTTCTATCCGCTATTTAAGCGTGTAATCCAGATCAAAAAGAAAAAAACGAAAAAATGA
- a CDS encoding ABC transporter permease produces MTTYLLKRLLAMIVTLWLIITLTFFLMHSIPGSPFNEERNTSEAVQQNLNSFYHLDEPLPVQYMLYMKSVVTLDFGPSIKKSSQSVNELLGRGFPVSFELGFDTLIIAIISGIALGVVAALKHNGVIDYLAMTIAVLGISVPNFVMATLLIQEVAVNWGILPVATWTSWKHMVLPILALATGPMAIIARLTRSSMLEVLTQDYIKTAKAKGLSPMKIVIKHALRNALLPVVTLLGSLTAGILTGTFVIEKIFAIPGMGKYFVESINQRDYPVIMGTTVFYSALLIFMLFLVDMAYGILDPRIKLSKEGK; encoded by the coding sequence ATGACTACATACTTATTAAAAAGGCTTCTTGCTATGATCGTGACCTTATGGCTGATCATCACGCTGACATTTTTCTTGATGCATTCAATACCAGGTTCACCGTTCAATGAGGAGCGGAATACGAGCGAAGCGGTCCAACAGAATTTGAATTCTTTCTATCATTTGGATGAGCCGCTGCCAGTGCAATATATGCTTTATATGAAATCAGTTGTCACTCTGGATTTTGGTCCTTCCATTAAAAAATCTTCTCAATCCGTCAACGAACTTTTAGGCCGGGGTTTTCCGGTTTCTTTCGAACTAGGATTCGACACACTGATCATCGCCATCATTTCGGGGATCGCCCTCGGAGTCGTCGCAGCACTTAAACACAATGGAGTAATTGATTATTTGGCAATGACCATTGCTGTTTTAGGGATATCCGTTCCAAACTTTGTCATGGCGACACTCCTGATCCAGGAAGTGGCAGTCAATTGGGGGATCCTTCCCGTCGCCACCTGGACGAGCTGGAAGCATATGGTCCTGCCGATTTTGGCGCTTGCGACCGGTCCGATGGCCATCATCGCCCGCTTGACACGCTCGAGCATGCTTGAGGTTTTGACACAGGACTACATAAAGACAGCAAAAGCAAAGGGCTTGTCACCCATGAAGATCGTGATCAAGCATGCCTTAAGAAATGCGCTCCTTCCTGTCGTGACGCTGCTTGGATCATTGACTGCAGGGATATTGACCGGGACGTTTGTAATCGAGAAGATCTTTGCCATCCCTGGAATGGGGAAATATTTTGTAGAGAGCATCAACCAGCGAGACTATCCGGTCATCATGGGAACAACGGTCTTTTACAGTGCACTATTGATCTTCATGCTATTTTTAGTGGATATGGCTTATGGCATACTTGATCCACGCATTAAGCTGTCCAAGGAGGGGAAATAA
- a CDS encoding C40 family peptidase, with protein sequence MLVKKIISTGLRYRGIPYVFNAPPFQASTFDCSSFIQYIFQKNGIKLPRNSRRQFMAGKRVGLENIREGDLLFFTTESRKHKRGIKKIGHVALYIGRNKMLHTTRDAGLVHIAPLDDYWRSVFIGAKRII encoded by the coding sequence ATGTTAGTCAAAAAAATCATATCAACCGGTTTGCGCTACAGGGGGATACCCTATGTATTCAATGCTCCTCCCTTTCAGGCCTCTACATTCGATTGCAGCTCATTTATCCAGTACATCTTTCAAAAAAATGGGATCAAATTGCCGAGGAATTCGCGCCGGCAATTTATGGCCGGCAAAAGAGTAGGATTAGAAAACATCCGGGAAGGTGATCTCCTATTTTTCACGACGGAATCAAGAAAACATAAAAGAGGCATTAAAAAAATCGGACATGTCGCCTTATACATTGGCCGCAATAAGATGCTGCATACCACCCGTGATGCCGGACTAGTCCATATCGCACCATTGGATGATTATTGGCGTTCCGTCTTCATAGGCGCAAAACGCATCATTTAA